In candidate division Zixibacteria bacterium HGW-Zixibacteria-1, the following are encoded in one genomic region:
- a CDS encoding NAD(P)H-dependent oxidoreductase subunit E produces the protein MVSKVIRIDKVREIINRSPKIPGSLITVLQDIQCEFQYLPRMGMEETAKELNVPLSKVCSVATFYNAFSLTPRGENIIRVCKGTACHIKGADLILEQLETGLGLKPGETSGDLKYTVEVVNCVGACAMAPLMIVNNKYHGNVRCDKALKLVKKD, from the coding sequence ATGGTAAGCAAAGTAATCAGGATAGATAAAGTCAGAGAAATCATCAATCGCAGCCCCAAAATTCCGGGGTCTCTTATTACGGTGCTTCAGGATATCCAGTGCGAATTTCAATATCTCCCGCGTATGGGCATGGAGGAAACGGCCAAAGAGCTGAATGTGCCACTCAGCAAGGTTTGCAGCGTGGCGACATTCTACAATGCCTTCAGCCTGACGCCGCGAGGTGAAAATATCATCCGTGTCTGCAAAGGTACCGCCTGTCATATCAAGGGGGCCGATCTTATTCTGGAGCAGCTCGAAACCGGACTCGGCCTTAAACCGGGCGAGACCTCCGGGGATCTTAAATATACCGTCGAGGTGGTCAACTGTGTGGGGGCCTGCGCTATGGCGCCGTTGATGATTGTTAATAATAAATATCACGGCAATGTCCGCTGCGACAAGGCGCTGAAATTGGTGAAGAAGGATTGA
- a CDS encoding 2-oxoacid:ferredoxin oxidoreductase subunit gamma: protein MAKQIEVVFAGFGGQGVMTAGQLLAYAAMEEGKQVVWIPSYGPEMRGGTANCTVVVSDSRIGSPIINNPMSACVFNRPSLDKFGSMIRPGGLLLINSSLIDVTSGRDDIKEFLVPANDIAMKAGNAKVTNMVMLAAYVEATSVVSFETLLKMLDKKMGGGKMKNLIDINHKAIEAGRKIIRQQVSV from the coding sequence ATGGCAAAGCAGATTGAAGTTGTCTTTGCCGGGTTCGGCGGACAGGGAGTTATGACGGCCGGCCAGTTGCTCGCGTACGCCGCCATGGAAGAAGGCAAACAGGTTGTCTGGATACCATCCTATGGCCCGGAGATGCGCGGCGGCACGGCCAATTGCACCGTGGTTGTCTCCGACAGCCGGATCGGTTCGCCGATCATCAATAATCCGATGTCGGCCTGTGTTTTTAACCGCCCGTCACTGGATAAATTCGGTTCGATGATTCGGCCGGGCGGATTGTTGCTGATTAATTCTTCACTGATCGATGTCACTTCCGGGCGGGATGATATCAAGGAATTTCTGGTTCCCGCCAACGATATAGCCATGAAAGCGGGCAATGCCAAAGTCACCAATATGGTCATGCTGGCGGCCTATGTGGAAGCGACCTCGGTCGTATCTTTCGAGACGCTGTTGAAAATGCTCGACAAAAAGATGGGCGGGGGAAAAATGAAGAACCTGATTGATATCAATCACAAGGCAATCGAGGCGGGCCGCAAGATAATCAGGCAGCAGGTCAGTGTATAG
- a CDS encoding 2-oxoglutarate oxidoreductase, with protein sequence MINDATTIFKRPEALSENITHYCPGCTHGVIHRLVAESLDELGLRDRAVGVAPVGCSVLIYNYFTCDFLEAPHGRAPALATGFKRVRPDMICFTYQGDGDLASIGMGEIVHAANRGEKITVIFVNNAIYGMTGGQMAPTTMPGQKTTTSPMGRDVSLAGYPIRMAELLSTLRTPAFIARAAVHTPMHIIAAKKMIKKAFRLQKEGKCFSLVEVLSTCPTNWGIDPSAATKWVGEAMQPYYPLGIYKDPEREEG encoded by the coding sequence ATGATAAATGATGCGACCACAATTTTCAAAAGGCCGGAGGCGCTGAGCGAGAATATCACCCACTATTGTCCGGGGTGCACTCACGGCGTTATCCATCGACTTGTGGCCGAGTCGCTCGATGAACTCGGCCTTCGCGATCGAGCGGTCGGGGTCGCGCCGGTGGGTTGCTCGGTCCTGATATATAATTATTTCACCTGCGATTTTCTCGAGGCACCGCATGGACGTGCCCCGGCGTTGGCCACCGGCTTCAAGCGGGTCCGCCCTGACATGATATGTTTTACATATCAGGGCGACGGCGATCTGGCCTCGATTGGAATGGGCGAAATAGTCCATGCCGCCAACCGCGGCGAGAAAATCACAGTCATATTTGTCAATAATGCCATCTACGGTATGACCGGCGGGCAGATGGCCCCGACCACCATGCCGGGACAAAAAACCACGACATCCCCGATGGGGCGCGATGTTTCATTGGCCGGCTATCCCATTCGTATGGCCGAACTGCTGTCAACATTGCGGACGCCGGCGTTCATCGCCCGGGCCGCCGTGCATACACCGATGCACATCATCGCGGCCAAAAAGATGATCAAGAAGGCGTTCCGGCTTCAAAAAGAAGGCAAGTGTTTCAGTCTCGTAGAGGTGCTTTCGACCTGTCCGACCAACTGGGGAATTGATCCCTCGGCCGCCACCAAATGGGTGGGCGAAGCCATGCAGCCCTATTATCCTCTCGGGATCTATAAAGATCCGGAAAGGGAGGAGGGCTGA
- a CDS encoding NADH-quinone oxidoreductase subunit F: MYIDSIKKLNQWQKECRTAAEEHKKKVLVCLGPGCLASGSDQILAEFNKVLKDKKLKGITVESVKKTGCHGFCARGPLVVIEPEGIFYSKVKKGDVAKIVEQTLQKGELINRLLYTDDKHKEPIVEYKEIPFYKRQQKISLRNVGRIDPDKITDYIAEGGYSALAKVLGNLKPKEVIDTVSKSGIRGRGGGGFGTGRKWASCASIESDIRYVICNGDEGDPGAFMDRCIMEGDPHTVLEGMIICAYAIGSTEGYIYVREEYPLAVISLQKAIEAAREHNLLGDNVMGTGFKFDIRISRGGGAFVCGESSALMRSVAGEVGEPRAKYIRSVQKGLHDKPTVLNNVETFATIPVIMEKGADWFASIGTRKSTGTKAFSLAGKVKNTGLIEVPMGITLREIIYEIGGGIDKNRDFKAVQTGGPSGGCLPAEKLDLQVDFDTLTEAGSMMGSGGMIVMDSRTCMVDVARYFLNFLVEESCGKCVPCREGLYQLHDLCVRICEGKAEEDDLVLMERLSKVIQSASLCGLGQSGPNPFVSTIMYFRDEYLAHIRDKKCLGGICRSLIRFDITDACTGCLACIAVCPVDAITGEKKKKHIIDQDLCTQCGSCYDICNYDAIEIN; the protein is encoded by the coding sequence ATGTACATAGATAGTATTAAAAAACTGAACCAATGGCAGAAAGAATGCCGGACAGCGGCCGAGGAGCATAAAAAGAAAGTGCTGGTCTGTCTCGGGCCGGGTTGTCTGGCCAGCGGCTCGGACCAGATTCTGGCCGAGTTCAACAAGGTCCTGAAAGACAAAAAGCTTAAAGGGATCACGGTTGAGTCGGTGAAAAAAACCGGGTGCCACGGTTTCTGCGCCCGCGGGCCGCTCGTTGTTATCGAACCAGAGGGGATATTTTATTCCAAAGTCAAAAAGGGTGATGTCGCCAAAATTGTCGAACAGACTCTTCAAAAGGGCGAATTGATTAATCGGCTGCTTTATACCGATGACAAGCACAAAGAGCCGATTGTTGAATATAAAGAGATCCCGTTCTATAAACGGCAGCAGAAAATCTCGCTGCGCAATGTCGGCCGGATCGATCCCGACAAAATCACCGACTATATCGCCGAAGGCGGTTACAGTGCACTGGCCAAGGTCCTTGGAAACTTGAAGCCGAAGGAAGTCATCGATACCGTAAGCAAATCAGGTATCAGAGGGCGCGGCGGCGGCGGCTTCGGGACCGGGCGGAAATGGGCCAGTTGCGCGAGTATCGAGTCCGATATCAGGTACGTGATCTGCAACGGTGACGAGGGCGATCCCGGCGCCTTTATGGATCGCTGCATTATGGAGGGTGATCCACATACGGTTCTGGAAGGGATGATTATCTGCGCCTATGCCATCGGCTCGACCGAAGGATATATTTATGTTCGTGAAGAGTATCCTCTGGCGGTGATTAGTCTCCAGAAGGCCATCGAGGCGGCCCGGGAACATAATCTTCTGGGTGACAATGTCATGGGGACCGGGTTTAAATTCGACATCAGGATCAGCCGCGGCGGCGGCGCCTTTGTCTGCGGCGAATCATCGGCATTGATGAGATCGGTCGCCGGCGAAGTCGGCGAACCGCGCGCCAAGTATATTCGCTCGGTGCAGAAAGGACTGCACGACAAGCCGACGGTCCTGAACAATGTCGAGACTTTTGCCACGATACCGGTCATCATGGAAAAAGGCGCCGATTGGTTCGCCTCCATCGGAACCAGAAAGAGCACCGGAACCAAAGCCTTCTCGCTGGCGGGCAAGGTCAAGAACACCGGTTTAATAGAGGTCCCAATGGGTATTACGCTAAGGGAAATCATCTATGAAATCGGCGGCGGAATCGACAAGAACAGAGATTTCAAGGCAGTCCAGACCGGCGGCCCGTCGGGCGGCTGTCTTCCCGCCGAAAAGCTTGATCTGCAGGTCGATTTCGATACCTTGACCGAGGCCGGATCGATGATGGGTTCGGGCGGCATGATTGTCATGGACAGCCGCACCTGCATGGTCGATGTGGCCAGGTACTTCCTGAATTTCCTGGTCGAGGAATCATGCGGCAAGTGCGTTCCGTGCCGGGAAGGCCTGTACCAACTGCATGATCTCTGTGTCAGGATATGTGAAGGAAAAGCCGAGGAGGACGATCTGGTGCTGATGGAAAGGCTTTCCAAGGTTATCCAGAGCGCATCCCTGTGCGGACTGGGTCAATCCGGGCCGAATCCGTTTGTCAGTACTATAATGTATTTCCGCGATGAATATCTGGCGCATATTCGGGATAAGAAATGCCTCGGCGGCATCTGCCGCAGCCTGATAAGGTTCGATATTACCGACGCCTGTACCGGCTGCCTGGCCTGTATTGCGGTTTGTCCCGTTGATGCCATAACCGGCGAAAAGAAAAAGAAACATATTATAGATCAGGATTTATGTACCCAATGCGGGTCGTGTTATGATATCTGTAATTATGACGCCATTGAAATAAATTAA